The Bacillus sp. BGMRC 2118 genome contains a region encoding:
- a CDS encoding DUF1128 domain-containing protein translates to MDLSQKTAENIEFMVNEISQKLKLLNAGIIKAAHFNESAYDDLKDLYQLVSSKDNFSISEMQAIAEELGNLKK, encoded by the coding sequence ATGGATTTATCTCAAAAAACTGCTGAAAATATCGAGTTTATGGTTAATGAAATTTCACAAAAATTAAAGTTATTAAATGCAGGGATTATTAAAGCCGCTCATTTTAACGAATCTGCCTATGATGATTTGAAAGACTTATATCAGCTTGTATCAAGCAAAGATAACTTTTCAATTAGTGAAATGCAGGCAATTGCTGAAGAATTAGGTAACTTAAAAAAATAG
- a CDS encoding OsmC family protein, whose translation MRFEMKEVGFKTNVEYGELHVSGNEEYGFRPYQLMVASIAVCSGGVLRTILEKKKLHIDDIKIDTEVMRNPDMANRIEKILIHYTIKGMNLQADQIQKAIHLANKNCPMAQSVAGSIEIEETFELI comes from the coding sequence ATGAGATTTGAAATGAAGGAAGTCGGTTTTAAAACAAATGTTGAGTACGGTGAGCTTCATGTGTCCGGTAATGAGGAATACGGGTTTAGACCATATCAATTAATGGTGGCATCTATCGCAGTATGCAGCGGAGGAGTCCTTCGTACAATTCTTGAAAAAAAGAAGTTACATATAGACGATATTAAGATTGATACTGAAGTCATGCGAAACCCTGATATGGCAAACCGAATTGAAAAAATACTCATTCATTATACGATAAAAGGAATGAACTTACAGGCAGATCAAATTCAGAAGGCCATTCACCTTGCGAACAAAAACTGCCCTATGGCACAATCTGTTGCAGGAAGCATTGAAATTGAAGAGACATTTGAATTAATCTAA
- a CDS encoding HD domain-containing protein, translating to MRLISISDYNDKTMQLARPIYDRQKRILLAAGRSIHPKYLVRLEDMDIRYLFVEDAISEGITMEEMVDMPTWMDAIEVVQKVYESAATKKTFELRELQQITKKLIDEVAKRKAIVLIPTTSIAEDLRRYAHSVNVALLALQVAKRLNVNNIQLRDLAIGSLVHDVGKAITKDDEHHPQEGFDYLRKVRDLSLLSAHVAFQHHEQLNGEGFPRKISGNAFHEFAQICGICNLYENMISRENIPPHMAMELIMTKSGIGYSEEVVQAFIQSIPSYTPGTKVKLNTGDAAIVSRIRSHMQRPVVRYLTNNEEVYLDEDYTLLITGIIEENSAAQ from the coding sequence ATGAGACTTATAAGTATCTCGGACTACAATGACAAGACCATGCAATTGGCCAGGCCAATCTATGATCGTCAAAAAAGGATACTACTTGCAGCCGGTCGCTCGATCCATCCCAAATATTTAGTCCGATTGGAAGATATGGATATACGTTATCTATTTGTTGAGGATGCAATCTCAGAAGGTATTACGATGGAAGAAATGGTGGATATGCCGACATGGATGGATGCTATTGAAGTTGTTCAAAAAGTATACGAAAGTGCTGCCACTAAGAAAACATTTGAATTAAGAGAACTTCAGCAGATAACAAAAAAGTTAATAGATGAGGTAGCAAAACGAAAAGCAATTGTTTTAATTCCAACAACCTCAATTGCTGAAGATTTACGAAGATATGCTCACAGTGTAAATGTAGCACTACTTGCACTCCAAGTTGCGAAAAGGTTGAATGTGAATAACATACAATTGCGAGACTTAGCGATTGGTTCATTAGTACATGACGTAGGAAAGGCCATTACAAAGGATGATGAACATCACCCGCAAGAAGGCTTTGATTACTTACGTAAAGTTCGTGATTTAAGTTTGTTATCAGCACACGTTGCCTTTCAACATCATGAACAACTTAATGGAGAAGGATTCCCACGCAAGATTTCTGGCAATGCATTTCACGAATTTGCCCAAATCTGTGGAATATGTAATTTATATGAGAATATGATCTCTCGTGAAAATATTCCACCTCATATGGCAATGGAGCTTATTATGACTAAGAGTGGGATTGGATACAGCGAAGAAGTGGTTCAAGCCTTCATTCAAAGTATACCGAGCTATACACCTGGAACGAAAGTGAAACTGAATACTGGAGATGCAGCAATTGTTTCTAGAATAAGATCGCATATGCAACGACCAGTTGTACGTTACCTGACAAACAATGAAGAAGTTTACCTGGATGAAGACTATACATTACTCATAACGGGAATTATAGAAGAAAATAGTGCTGCTCAATAG
- a CDS encoding peroxiredoxin family protein, protein MCQQQLVELHENIDQFKALDVDMYIVSGDESNQQKELHTAIHERYDFSLPFLSDPNLTLIEKMDMKNNDMAYRGYGLLDGDGKVVFSTINDHWGEELDKTLEEVKKELDHVKK, encoded by the coding sequence TTGTGTCAGCAGCAACTAGTTGAGTTGCATGAAAATATAGATCAGTTTAAAGCGTTAGATGTAGATATGTACATTGTTAGTGGAGATGAATCGAATCAGCAAAAGGAATTACATACAGCTATTCATGAACGATATGATTTTAGTCTTCCGTTTCTATCGGATCCAAATCTAACATTAATAGAGAAAATGGATATGAAGAATAATGACATGGCTTATCGTGGGTATGGCTTGCTGGACGGTGATGGCAAGGTGGTATTCTCTACGATTAATGATCATTGGGGAGAAGAATTAGATAAGACGTTGGAAGAAGTTAAAAAAGAGTTAGATCATGTAAAGAAGTAA
- the yfkAB gene encoding radical SAM/CxCxxxxC motif protein YfkAB, whose product MTTETQKKRITPYNDPWEAYLDVQEHQQLTLSNVEFTTTTLCNMRCEHCAVGYMLGPKDPEALPLSLLFRRLDEIPHLRALSITGGEPMLSLKSVENYVVPLLQYAHNRGVRTQINSNLTLDMERYEKIIPYLDVLHISHNWGTIDDFVEGGFSMMEKKPSYEQRKVYFDRMINNAKELTSRGVIVSAETMLNKRTLPYIEEIHKQIVEDMGCQRHEIHPMYPSDFASNLEILTKEEIRNSIHHLLDIRDEETWMLFGTLPFYACSDDEQDLALVQRLRESKNVTVRNDPDGRSRLNVNIFNGDIIVTDFGDTPSLGNIKTHTLQEAYDTWNSSTIASQLNCHCASVQCLGPNILVKNSYYPTTDFHTRNSKL is encoded by the coding sequence ATGACGACCGAAACACAAAAGAAAAGAATTACACCCTATAATGATCCTTGGGAGGCTTACTTAGATGTTCAGGAGCATCAGCAATTAACCTTATCAAATGTTGAGTTCACAACGACAACACTTTGTAATATGAGATGTGAGCATTGCGCTGTTGGGTATATGCTAGGACCAAAGGACCCGGAGGCACTTCCTCTATCTTTACTCTTCAGACGATTAGATGAAATTCCTCATTTGCGTGCTTTAAGCATTACAGGTGGCGAGCCGATGTTATCGTTGAAATCTGTTGAAAACTATGTTGTTCCTCTACTTCAGTATGCCCATAATCGTGGAGTTCGTACGCAAATCAACTCAAATCTAACATTAGATATGGAGCGTTATGAGAAGATTATTCCCTATTTGGATGTATTACATATTTCCCATAACTGGGGTACGATAGATGACTTTGTAGAAGGCGGGTTCAGTATGATGGAAAAAAAACCGTCATATGAACAACGTAAAGTGTATTTTGACCGAATGATCAATAATGCGAAAGAACTCACATCAAGAGGGGTTATCGTTTCTGCAGAAACAATGTTAAATAAGAGAACTCTTCCTTACATAGAAGAAATACACAAACAAATTGTAGAAGATATGGGTTGTCAGCGTCATGAAATTCACCCGATGTATCCAAGTGATTTTGCTAGTAACCTGGAGATCTTAACAAAGGAAGAAATACGCAATTCCATACATCACCTGCTTGATATACGCGATGAAGAGACGTGGATGTTATTCGGCACACTTCCTTTCTATGCCTGCAGTGATGATGAACAGGATCTTGCATTAGTACAAAGGCTTCGTGAAAGTAAAAATGTAACAGTTCGTAATGACCCTGATGGTCGTTCCCGCTTAAACGTCAACATCTTTAACGGTGATATTATCGTAACAGACTTTGGTGACACGCCGTCACTTGGTAATATTAAAACTCATACACTGCAAGAAGCATATGATACGTGGAATTCATCCACTATCGCGTCACAATTAAACTGTCATTGCGCCTCTGTTCAATGTCTAGGACCTAACATATTAGTGAAAAACAGTTATTATCCTACCACGGACTTTCATACGAGGAATTCAAAACTGTAA
- a CDS encoding MFS transporter, giving the protein MNNKFRFWILVSIVAISGFSQGMLLPLIAVIFENQGLESSLNGLNATALYIGILLVSPFMENPLRKYGYKPVIILGGLLVIVSLALFPLWQSFWFWFFLRLFIGIGDHALHFGTQTWITSFSTKGNLGRNVSLYGLFFGIGFAAGPLMTPLVTINEALPFIVSSVLCLIGWVFLFTLKNEFPDEEFKVSSFVDTMKRFSKAWKYGWVAFLPPLGYGFLEASLNGIFPVYGLRIGHSVTNISILLTAFAAGSIITQLPLGILSDKVGRKNILMIVLSSGTIAFLLASLFEQSSIGLTICFLLAGMLVGSTFSLGISYMADLLPRSLLPTGNLLCGISFSIGSLLGPFLGGMFIQWFQSISYFHIISLVLFMIFIAIVSSNKKQQQITEQAS; this is encoded by the coding sequence ATGAACAATAAATTTCGTTTTTGGATACTTGTCAGCATTGTTGCGATCTCTGGTTTTTCGCAAGGTATGTTACTCCCACTTATAGCTGTTATTTTTGAAAACCAAGGGCTTGAGTCTTCTTTAAACGGCTTGAATGCTACCGCCCTATATATTGGAATTTTACTTGTTTCACCTTTCATGGAAAATCCACTGCGAAAGTATGGCTACAAACCTGTTATTATTTTAGGTGGATTACTTGTTATTGTTTCACTTGCGCTTTTCCCATTATGGCAATCATTTTGGTTTTGGTTTTTCCTTAGACTCTTCATTGGAATTGGAGACCACGCCCTTCACTTCGGCACCCAGACGTGGATTACCTCTTTCTCAACAAAAGGAAACTTGGGACGAAATGTTTCGTTATATGGGTTATTTTTCGGTATCGGATTTGCGGCAGGTCCCTTAATGACTCCGCTTGTTACCATTAATGAAGCACTTCCTTTTATCGTTTCTTCTGTACTTTGTCTGATTGGCTGGGTCTTCCTTTTCACATTAAAAAATGAATTTCCTGATGAAGAATTTAAAGTGAGTTCATTTGTCGACACGATGAAACGTTTTTCTAAGGCTTGGAAGTATGGTTGGGTTGCGTTTCTCCCGCCATTAGGATATGGATTTTTGGAAGCATCATTAAATGGAATCTTCCCTGTTTACGGGTTACGAATCGGACATTCTGTAACTAATATCTCTATTTTACTTACAGCCTTCGCTGCTGGTAGCATTATTACACAGCTGCCTCTTGGAATATTAAGCGATAAGGTAGGTCGAAAGAATATCCTGATGATTGTCTTATCAAGTGGAACAATTGCTTTTTTACTTGCGAGTCTCTTTGAGCAGTCTTCAATTGGGTTAACGATCTGTTTCCTACTGGCAGGGATGCTCGTTGGTTCCACCTTCTCTCTAGGAATCAGCTATATGGCAGATTTATTGCCGAGATCTCTGTTACCGACAGGGAATTTATTGTGTGGTATTTCCTTTAGTATAGGAAGCCTGCTCGGACCATTTCTAGGTGGAATGTTTATCCAATGGTTTCAATCAATCAGTTACTTCCATATCATAAGTCTAGTTTTATTTATGATATTCATAGCTATAGTATCTTCAAACAAAAAACAACAACAAATAACTGAGCAAGCAAGCTAA
- a CDS encoding YihY/virulence factor BrkB family protein, giving the protein MFKDKSLLLELWKRFKNDEIAGLSAELAYFFLLSLFPFLIFLITLIGYLPLSQDDLLGVINQYAPGESMKIIETTLEGIVQKQNGGLLSFGIIFTIWSASNGLNAVIRAFNRAYDVKETRHFLVARFMSVVLTVAMIMVIVVALLLPVFGHKIGVFVFSTFGLSDTFLAVWNAARWIGSFIILFIVFSCLYYFAPNKRLHWKEVFTGSFFATLGWILVSTGFSYYVGTFGNYSATYGSLGGIIVLMIWFYLSGMIILLGGELNATINCFREEKTK; this is encoded by the coding sequence ATGTTTAAAGACAAATCTTTACTACTCGAGCTTTGGAAAAGATTTAAAAACGATGAAATTGCAGGGCTCTCAGCAGAATTGGCTTATTTCTTTTTACTGTCACTTTTTCCATTTCTCATATTCCTAATTACATTAATTGGGTATCTGCCATTATCACAGGATGATTTATTAGGTGTTATTAATCAGTACGCACCGGGAGAATCGATGAAGATTATCGAAACAACTCTAGAGGGAATTGTTCAAAAACAAAATGGGGGCCTTTTATCATTTGGAATTATCTTTACAATTTGGTCTGCATCAAATGGATTAAATGCAGTAATTCGAGCCTTCAACAGAGCGTATGACGTAAAGGAAACAAGACATTTTCTTGTAGCTCGATTCATGTCAGTTGTACTTACTGTTGCAATGATCATGGTAATTGTGGTTGCTTTATTACTACCGGTTTTTGGACATAAAATTGGAGTATTCGTGTTTTCAACATTTGGTTTGTCTGATACGTTTTTAGCAGTTTGGAATGCAGCAAGATGGATAGGTAGTTTTATCATATTATTTATTGTTTTTAGTTGTTTATATTATTTTGCTCCTAATAAACGTCTTCATTGGAAAGAGGTATTTACAGGTTCGTTTTTTGCGACACTAGGTTGGATTTTGGTCTCTACAGGATTTTCTTACTATGTCGGAACATTTGGGAATTATTCTGCTACCTACGGAAGTTTAGGTGGAATAATTGTTCTGATGATATGGTTTTATTTATCAGGCATGATCATTTTACTTGGCGGGGAACTGAACGCCACAATCAACTGTTTTAGAGAAGAAAAAACAAAGTAA
- a CDS encoding metalloregulator ArsR/SmtB family transcription factor: MQLSKIINYHKAVTDPTRIRIIMLLARGPLNGIEIAERLGISAPTVTHHANKLRDAGLLYQRREKNTIYFSLDEKTLKQSSLSLLKLVEKAKEGEDEMSINTEGQLKKSVLTNFFSKEGRLKQIPSQMKKKIIVLEHLVEKLEQGKKYQEKELNEFIKQFHDDFATIRREFIIHQFMYREDSIYELNPKELWTKWEKLS, translated from the coding sequence ATGCAACTTTCAAAAATTATTAATTACCATAAAGCAGTAACAGATCCAACTCGCATTCGAATCATTATGCTGCTGGCGAGAGGACCACTAAACGGAATTGAAATTGCAGAAAGATTAGGAATTTCTGCTCCAACTGTTACACATCATGCTAACAAACTTCGAGATGCGGGATTGCTATATCAAAGAAGAGAGAAGAATACGATCTACTTTTCATTGGATGAGAAAACATTGAAACAAAGTAGTTTATCGCTATTAAAATTAGTAGAGAAGGCAAAGGAAGGGGAAGATGAGATGTCAATCAATACAGAAGGACAATTAAAGAAATCCGTTCTAACAAATTTCTTCTCAAAAGAAGGTCGTCTAAAACAAATACCGTCACAAATGAAAAAGAAAATCATCGTGTTAGAACATTTAGTCGAGAAATTAGAGCAAGGAAAAAAATATCAAGAAAAAGAATTGAATGAATTTATCAAGCAATTTCATGATGATTTTGCAACGATACGTAGAGAGTTCATTATTCACCAGTTCATGTACAGAGAAGATAGCATATACGAATTAAATCCGAAAGAGCTATGGACAAAATGGGAGAAGTTATCGTAA
- a CDS encoding DUF1992 domain-containing protein, producing the protein MDFSFVASEDKIRKAYNDGEFKNLPGLGKPLVLEDLSAIPQELRMAYKMMKNAGYNPEEHTLKSEIKTIEDLMAASQDEHQIAIFKKQINEKTIRLNSLIKKRQISNSSAFKDYGNRVYDKLK; encoded by the coding sequence ATGGATTTTTCTTTTGTAGCCTCAGAGGACAAAATTCGTAAGGCTTATAATGACGGTGAGTTTAAGAATTTGCCCGGCTTAGGGAAACCGCTTGTGCTTGAAGATTTATCAGCTATACCACAAGAGCTTAGAATGGCGTATAAAATGATGAAAAATGCAGGATATAATCCTGAAGAACATACGCTAAAAAGTGAAATCAAAACAATTGAGGATTTAATGGCAGCTAGCCAAGATGAGCACCAAATTGCCATCTTTAAGAAACAAATTAATGAGAAGACCATTCGCTTAAACAGCTTAATTAAAAAAAGACAAATCTCTAACTCATCAGCCTTTAAAGATTACGGAAACAGGGTGTATGATAAATTGAAATAG
- a CDS encoding membrane protein yields the protein MHKIRMIFYLVGLTILSMGISLTIKSDMGAGPWDALNVGLSNTIGLTVGSWVIIVGSILIIINGFLLKVRPDFLAILTIVLIGFIIDFWLIFVFAHLEPVGIVQKLIILVIGLIALAFGIATYLQANYPLSPIDRFMMGIRYRLKVNLMVAKTLGELTALVLAFIFKGPIGIGTIIVALMVGPFIQIFAPRLERLKAKMQ from the coding sequence ATGCATAAAATTAGAATGATATTTTATTTAGTAGGACTTACCATCTTATCTATGGGGATTAGCTTGACGATAAAGTCGGACATGGGAGCAGGACCTTGGGATGCATTAAATGTTGGCCTCTCGAATACAATCGGCTTAACAGTGGGGAGTTGGGTAATTATTGTAGGGAGTATACTGATTATCATAAACGGATTCCTCTTAAAAGTGAGACCAGACTTTTTAGCAATTCTTACGATTGTTCTCATTGGCTTTATTATTGATTTTTGGCTTATTTTTGTGTTTGCTCATCTAGAACCAGTGGGTATTGTCCAAAAGTTGATCATATTGGTTATCGGTCTTATTGCTTTAGCCTTCGGTATTGCAACGTATCTTCAAGCGAATTATCCCTTAAGTCCAATCGATCGCTTTATGATGGGAATTAGATATCGATTGAAAGTAAATTTAATGGTAGCCAAGACATTAGGAGAATTAACAGCACTTGTTCTGGCTTTCATTTTCAAAGGTCCGATTGGGATAGGTACCATTATCGTTGCTTTAATGGTTGGTCCTTTCATACAAATTTTTGCACCTAGATTAGAACGTTTAAAGGCAAAAATGCAATAA
- a CDS encoding BH0509 family protein, translating to MSRQERRNMIEFIQRTKGLAEEQLIYMTDAEIEHIYATAYFHFEEIAE from the coding sequence ATGAGTCGACAAGAACGGAGAAACATGATTGAATTTATTCAGCGAACAAAAGGTTTGGCGGAAGAACAACTTATCTATATGACTGATGCTGAAATTGAACATATCTATGCAACGGCCTACTTTCATTTTGAAGAGATTGCAGAATAG
- the pyrH gene encoding UMP kinase → MVRYKRVLLKLSGGALSSNNGDNFDPIKLSHVADEVLSIVNMGVEVAIVVGGGNIFRGKLAEMWGIDRVEADNIGTMGTIINSLMLRGVLKSKTEKEIRVMTSVPFQSVAEPYIRLRAVHHLEKGYVVIFAGGNGQPFVTTDYPSVQRALETDCDAILVAKQGVDGVFTSDPKQDIHAKMYRNLNYQDVVANNIQVMDQSALLLARDYNLPVHIFNFDEPGVMKRLCEGGHVGTLVSHQQSVII, encoded by the coding sequence TTGGTGAGATACAAACGAGTATTGTTAAAGCTAAGCGGGGGAGCACTTTCAAGTAATAACGGAGACAACTTTGATCCTATCAAATTATCACATGTTGCTGATGAGGTTTTATCCATAGTGAATATGGGGGTGGAAGTCGCAATCGTAGTAGGTGGTGGGAATATATTTAGAGGAAAGCTTGCCGAAATGTGGGGGATCGACAGGGTTGAGGCAGACAATATCGGGACAATGGGAACAATCATTAACAGTCTCATGCTTCGCGGCGTTCTAAAAAGTAAAACGGAAAAGGAAATTCGGGTTATGACATCTGTACCATTTCAATCTGTTGCAGAGCCTTACATTCGTCTGCGCGCCGTTCACCATCTTGAGAAGGGATATGTTGTTATCTTCGCTGGAGGAAACGGTCAACCATTCGTCACGACCGACTACCCAAGCGTACAAAGGGCATTGGAAACTGATTGCGATGCAATCCTTGTGGCCAAACAAGGAGTAGATGGGGTATTCACAAGTGATCCAAAACAAGACATACATGCCAAAATGTATAGAAACCTCAATTACCAAGATGTAGTGGCTAATAACATTCAAGTCATGGACCAATCGGCACTCCTTTTGGCACGCGATTACAACCTACCTGTCCACATCTTCAACTTCGACGAACCAGGCGTCATGAAACGACTCTGCGAAGGAGGACACGTCGGTACACTCGTAAGCCACCAACAGTCTGTAATTATATAA